The Longimicrobiales bacterium genome has a segment encoding these proteins:
- the lspA gene encoding signal peptidase II produces the protein MLKKLTTAGSLLVAILLADILTKRWALEALAHGYTIESFGVPLTLAFNKGIAFGIGIPDMGRWIVVGASVFVMIVLAGMLRDARENDHARIFAIGLVWSGALGNLIDRVRWDAGVVDFIGPIDLGFMHWPIFNVADICVGIGAALLLLLPAIRARAAPS, from the coding sequence TCCTCCTTGCCGACATCCTCACCAAGCGGTGGGCGCTCGAGGCGCTGGCGCACGGCTACACGATCGAGTCGTTCGGTGTGCCGCTCACACTCGCGTTCAACAAGGGCATCGCCTTCGGCATCGGCATCCCGGACATGGGGCGCTGGATCGTGGTCGGCGCATCGGTGTTCGTCATGATCGTGCTGGCGGGCATGCTGCGCGATGCGCGGGAAAACGATCACGCGCGGATCTTCGCGATCGGGCTGGTGTGGTCGGGTGCGCTCGGCAACCTGATCGACCGGGTGCGCTGGGACGCGGGCGTCGTCGATTTCATCGGGCCGATCGACCTGGGCTTCATGCACTGGCCGATCTTCAACGTGGCGGACATCTGTGTCGGGATCGGCGCGGCCCTCCTGCTGTTGTTGCCGGCCATTCGCGCACGCGCCGCGCCGAGTTG